A region of Granulibacter bethesdensis DNA encodes the following proteins:
- the mmuM gene encoding homocysteine S-methyltransferase, whose translation MALVSSLFRHARPLILDGALATELERAGHDLHDPLWSGRLLLDDPAAIAAVHRAYLEAGADCIETASYQLSLPGLQRRGLSRRQAMAVMANAARLACSVRDDVWASLTEEQRRNRIRPLVAGSLGPYGACRADGSEYTGRYTLSRSRYLAFHGPRMRALAAGGADLIACETVPRLDEALAFADLLQALSLPGWISFSVRDATHIADGTPLRRCVQAMAACPSVAAIGINCTDPALVPALIRCLRRGGLPVIVYPNAGELFDPVTRCWGHRRPGDWAEQARSWLRLGARIIGGCCRTRPDDIRALRRLIRAQA comes from the coding sequence GTGGCGTTGGTCTCTTCTCTCTTCCGGCATGCCCGACCCCTCATTCTCGATGGCGCGCTGGCGACGGAGCTGGAGCGTGCCGGGCATGATCTGCATGATCCGCTCTGGTCCGGTCGTTTACTGCTGGATGATCCTGCAGCGATTGCGGCGGTGCATCGGGCCTATCTGGAGGCCGGGGCGGATTGTATCGAAACCGCCAGTTATCAGCTGAGTCTGCCGGGGTTGCAGCGCAGGGGATTGTCAAGGCGGCAGGCTATGGCGGTCATGGCCAATGCGGCGCGGCTGGCCTGCTCGGTTCGGGATGATGTCTGGGCCAGTCTGACGGAGGAGCAGCGTCGCAACCGGATTCGTCCGTTGGTGGCTGGCTCGCTGGGACCATATGGCGCATGCCGGGCCGATGGATCGGAATATACCGGACGCTATACCCTGTCGCGATCGCGCTATCTGGCGTTCCATGGTCCCCGTATGCGTGCGCTTGCGGCGGGCGGGGCCGATCTCATTGCCTGCGAGACTGTACCACGTCTGGATGAGGCGCTGGCGTTTGCGGATTTGCTTCAGGCATTGAGTCTGCCGGGATGGATCAGCTTTTCCGTGCGGGATGCGACGCATATCGCCGATGGAACGCCATTGAGGCGCTGCGTGCAGGCAATGGCAGCCTGCCCTTCCGTGGCCGCCATCGGGATCAATTGTACCGATCCGGCGCTGGTGCCTGCCCTGATCCGCTGTTTACGCCGTGGCGGCCTGCCTGTGATCGTCTACCCCAATGCCGGAGAGCTATTTGATCCTGTGACCCGTTGCTGGGGACACAGGCGACCTGGTGACTGGGCAGAACAGGCAAGAAGCTGGCTCCGTCTCGGAGCACGGATCATCGGCGGATGCTGCCGCACCCGCCCGGATGATATACGCGCTTTGCGCCGTCTGATCCGTGCTCAGGCCTGA
- the hpnC gene encoding squalene synthase HpnC, whose amino-acid sequence MSASLTEDVPVETWSGKDQGDENFPVSRIVRRKWRPHVNAYYAFARNADDIADNPDLSANEKISRLDLMEAVLLGHADHGSPTASRLRDSLAETGINRAHATDLLVAFRRDAIKHRYDSWDELIDYCRYSAMPVGRYMLDLHGESRQTYPSSDALCASLQVLNHLQDCGKDLASLDRCYLPADILDANGARIADLRRSSCSLPLRQVLDDLLNRTERLNVEAAPLPGLTADRWLRVNVAIIHRLAERLAQRLRHGDPLARRVKLRGIDIALSLFQGLRAL is encoded by the coding sequence ATGAGCGCCTCCCTGACTGAAGACGTGCCGGTCGAGACATGGTCCGGCAAGGATCAGGGGGACGAGAATTTCCCCGTCAGCCGCATCGTGCGCCGCAAATGGCGACCGCATGTGAACGCATACTATGCTTTCGCCCGCAATGCCGACGATATTGCCGATAATCCTGATCTGTCAGCCAATGAGAAAATCAGCCGGCTGGACCTGATGGAAGCCGTTCTGCTCGGTCATGCCGATCACGGCTCCCCCACCGCCAGCCGCCTGCGCGACAGCCTTGCCGAAACCGGGATCAATCGGGCGCATGCCACCGATCTGCTGGTGGCCTTTCGCCGCGATGCCATCAAGCATCGCTATGACAGCTGGGACGAGCTGATTGATTACTGTCGTTACTCAGCCATGCCGGTTGGTCGCTATATGCTCGATCTGCACGGCGAATCCCGGCAGACATATCCGTCTTCCGATGCGCTCTGTGCCTCTCTTCAGGTGTTGAACCATCTGCAGGATTGCGGAAAGGATCTGGCGTCTCTGGATCGCTGTTACCTGCCTGCTGACATTCTGGATGCAAATGGCGCCCGCATTGCCGATCTGCGCCGCTCCAGTTGTTCTCTCCCCTTGCGGCAGGTGCTGGATGACCTGCTGAATCGTACCGAACGGCTGAATGTCGAGGCGGCTCCCCTCCCTGGATTGACCGCAGACCGCTGGCTTCGGGTAAATGTTGCCATCATCCATCGGTTGGCTGAACGTCTGGCGCAGAGGCTGCGGCATGGCGACCCGCTGGCGCGGCGTGTGAAGCTGCGTGGCATCGACATCGCTTTGAGCCTGTTTCAAGGATTGCGCGCCCTATGA
- the hpnA gene encoding hopanoid-associated sugar epimerase: MISPGRAFVTGTTGFVGSAVARALLRQGWEVRLLTRRGSDTRNLAGLSAEIVEGDLLRPDTITPHLDGCQALFHVAADYRIWVPDPEAMMRANVDGTVALLRAAQKAGIERIVYCSSVAALGLIGDGTPSTEDTPNSEAKTVGIYKKSKYRAEQAVLRLVAEEGVRAVIVNPSTPIGPRDVKPTPTGRMIRDAALGKMPAYLDTGLNVVHVDDVAEGHLLAMEHGVPGERYILGGTDMHLADILAMVAREAGRKPPRIRLNETVLWPVATACETLARLTGIEPLVTRDHLRMARKKMFFSSAKASTAFGWSPRPAEEAIRDAVAWFRENDPAFTAQRNRKGTAA, from the coding sequence ATGATCAGTCCGGGACGGGCCTTCGTAACCGGAACAACCGGCTTTGTCGGTTCCGCCGTCGCGCGCGCATTGCTGCGGCAAGGCTGGGAAGTCAGATTGCTGACACGGCGCGGCTCCGACACGCGAAACCTTGCCGGCCTCAGCGCAGAGATCGTGGAGGGCGATCTGTTACGCCCGGACACCATCACGCCGCATCTGGATGGCTGTCAGGCCCTGTTTCATGTCGCCGCCGATTACCGAATCTGGGTGCCGGACCCGGAAGCCATGATGCGCGCCAATGTCGATGGCACCGTTGCTCTGCTGCGTGCCGCGCAGAAAGCAGGAATCGAACGAATCGTCTATTGCAGCTCCGTCGCAGCGCTGGGTCTGATCGGTGACGGCACCCCCTCCACCGAGGATACGCCGAACAGCGAGGCCAAGACTGTCGGTATTTACAAAAAATCCAAATACCGGGCCGAACAGGCCGTGCTGCGGCTGGTGGCTGAGGAAGGGGTGCGGGCAGTAATCGTCAATCCCTCCACACCGATCGGCCCGCGTGACGTGAAGCCGACACCAACCGGGCGCATGATCCGGGATGCAGCGCTGGGTAAAATGCCCGCCTATCTTGATACCGGTCTGAACGTCGTTCATGTGGATGACGTCGCAGAGGGACATCTTCTGGCCATGGAGCATGGCGTGCCAGGCGAACGCTATATTCTGGGCGGCACCGACATGCATCTTGCTGATATTCTGGCCATGGTGGCGCGGGAGGCAGGACGCAAACCGCCGCGCATCCGGCTGAATGAAACCGTACTATGGCCGGTGGCAACAGCCTGCGAAACACTGGCGCGCCTCACCGGGATCGAACCGTTGGTCACGCGGGATCACCTGCGCATGGCCCGCAAAAAAATGTTTTTCTCCTCCGCCAAGGCCAGCACCGCTTTCGGCTGGTCGCCCCGCCCGGCAGAGGAGGCGATTCGTGATGCCGTTGCGTGGTTCCGTGAGAACGATCCTGCATTCACCGCACAGCGGAACCGAAAAGGAACCGCTGCATGA
- a CDS encoding glycosyltransferase, with translation MIWLAVLSAMIWVYLLFFHGQFWQAGPILPLSPRASTTPVTVVIPARDEVESIARCLRSLALQDHRALHVILVDDASSDGTGDIARAIAAETFPNRLPGWLQVITGKPRPAGWSGKLWAVHQGVAAARNDVLLLTDADIEHAPGHVASLLAQMENQDLDMTSEMVALNVESWPERALVPAFVFFFQMLYPFARVNNPLSATAAAAGGTVMIRRRALERIGGIESLRGALIDDVTLAGRVKIGGPIWLGHSALARSIRPYPHPADIWRMIARTAFVQLRFSWTLLVLTVLGMLIVWIAPPALALFGHGLARWLGLAAWLGAMASYLPTLKRFSLSPLWALALPAIAGFYTAATIGSAIDHATGRGVRWKSRAYTEHAA, from the coding sequence ATGATCTGGCTGGCCGTCCTGAGCGCGATGATCTGGGTCTATCTGCTGTTTTTCCACGGACAATTCTGGCAAGCCGGTCCGATCCTGCCCCTTTCCCCTCGTGCATCCACCACACCCGTCACGGTGGTCATCCCGGCGCGGGATGAGGTGGAGAGCATCGCGCGCTGCCTGCGCTCCCTCGCCTTGCAGGATCATAGGGCGCTGCATGTCATTCTGGTCGACGATGCCAGCAGTGACGGCACTGGTGACATCGCCCGCGCCATTGCCGCCGAGACTTTCCCCAACCGGCTACCCGGCTGGCTTCAGGTCATCACAGGCAAACCACGCCCGGCCGGCTGGAGCGGGAAACTCTGGGCGGTCCATCAGGGTGTTGCCGCCGCACGGAATGATGTTCTGTTACTGACCGATGCGGATATCGAGCATGCACCGGGCCATGTCGCCTCCCTGCTTGCGCAGATGGAGAACCAGGACCTCGATATGACCAGCGAAATGGTGGCGCTGAACGTGGAAAGCTGGCCGGAACGGGCGTTGGTGCCTGCCTTCGTGTTCTTTTTCCAGATGCTGTATCCTTTTGCACGGGTGAATAATCCGCTCAGCGCCACAGCAGCGGCGGCAGGCGGAACGGTCATGATCCGCCGCCGGGCGCTGGAACGGATCGGCGGGATCGAAAGCCTGCGCGGCGCCTTGATCGACGATGTGACCCTCGCCGGCCGAGTCAAGATCGGCGGCCCGATCTGGCTGGGTCATTCCGCACTGGCCCGCTCCATCCGCCCCTATCCACACCCGGCTGATATATGGCGGATGATCGCCCGCACCGCTTTCGTGCAGTTGCGATTCTCCTGGACCCTGCTGGTGCTGACAGTGCTTGGTATGCTGATCGTCTGGATCGCACCGCCTGCCCTGGCCCTGTTCGGCCATGGCCTGGCGCGCTGGCTCGGGCTTGCCGCCTGGCTCGGAGCCATGGCGAGCTATCTGCCAACGCTGAAACGCTTTAGCCTCAGCCCGCTCTGGGCGCTGGCACTGCCTGCGATCGCGGGTTTCTATACTGCCGCCACCATCGGCTCCGCCATCGACCACGCGACCGGACGCGGGGTCCGTTGGAAAAGCCGCGCCTATACGGAGCATGCCGCATGA
- a CDS encoding lysylphosphatidylglycerol synthase domain-containing protein has protein sequence MRRISILAALLGFALATGLIGWFGLDQVLGATLRIGWKGLGLLCLLQVPIFLLLGRAWRQMLPGNVSFWLPVWCRMVRDAASTCLPFSQIGGLVLGARAATLWGLRWPVAAASTIVDVTCEFLAQLIFALLGLTILLASTSSGTLLVPAVAGVVVAGLAGWGAVWVQRHGVGPMMRALAAKVAAPALGDGLDCLEMELTQLSANLPALLRGIGWHFLAWMGSGVATWLTAHLLGVQLPFIDALAVEGMMHGLVAGAFMVPGLLGVQEAAYVALGSVFGVPPDIAIGISLVRRARDLLVGVPILLGWQVTEARALQR, from the coding sequence TTGCGACGGATTTCGATTTTGGCGGCCCTGCTGGGTTTTGCCCTGGCAACGGGCCTGATCGGCTGGTTCGGGCTGGATCAGGTGCTGGGTGCCACGCTCCGTATCGGCTGGAAAGGGCTGGGCCTGCTGTGCCTGTTGCAGGTGCCGATTTTCCTGCTGCTGGGGCGGGCATGGCGGCAGATGCTGCCCGGCAATGTCTCGTTCTGGCTGCCGGTCTGGTGCAGGATGGTGAGGGATGCCGCCAGCACCTGTCTGCCATTTTCGCAAATCGGGGGTCTGGTGCTTGGCGCGCGCGCCGCGACACTTTGGGGGCTGCGCTGGCCGGTCGCGGCGGCCTCGACCATTGTGGATGTCACCTGTGAGTTTCTGGCCCAGCTGATTTTTGCCTTGCTCGGGCTGACGATCCTGCTGGCCAGCACGTCATCCGGCACTTTGCTGGTCCCGGCAGTGGCCGGGGTTGTGGTGGCCGGTCTGGCAGGGTGGGGCGCGGTATGGGTGCAGCGCCATGGGGTCGGCCCGATGATGCGGGCGCTGGCTGCCAAAGTGGCGGCTCCTGCTCTGGGTGATGGTCTTGACTGTCTGGAGATGGAGCTGACCCAGCTCTCTGCCAATCTGCCTGCCCTGCTGAGGGGGATTGGCTGGCATTTTCTGGCCTGGATGGGATCTGGCGTTGCAACCTGGCTCACGGCGCATCTGTTGGGTGTGCAATTGCCGTTCATCGACGCGTTGGCGGTGGAGGGGATGATGCACGGTCTGGTGGCGGGGGCTTTCATGGTGCCTGGTCTGCTGGGGGTGCAGGAAGCTGCCTATGTTGCGCTCGGCAGCGTCTTTGGTGTGCCACCGGATATTGCCATTGGTATTTCTCTGGTGCGGCGGGCGCGGGATCTGCTGGTTGGCGTGCCAATTCTGCTGGGATGGCAAGTAACGGAAGCAAGGGCCTTGCAACGCTGA